In a single window of the Desulfitibacter sp. BRH_c19 genome:
- a CDS encoding type III pantothenate kinase: MMLFAIDIGNTNIVMGVYQENILKHHWRISTDINKTSDELAVLFKQLFTYKGATLADVNAVVISSVVPTIMSAIETMCAEYIKVKPLIIGPGMKTGLVIKFDNPKEVGADRIVNAAAAVEKYGAPVVIVDFGTATTFDAISTEGYYLGGAITPGIGISMDALFSKAAKLPRVELQKPDSVIGKSTVKGMQSGIVYGYIGQVDGIVGRMKKELGGTPVAIATGGLAGFIATHCETINYIDPFLTLDGLKVIYERNL, translated from the coding sequence ATTATGCTTTTTGCAATAGATATAGGCAATACTAATATTGTAATGGGTGTTTATCAAGAAAATATTTTAAAACATCATTGGAGGATTTCTACAGATATAAATAAGACTTCTGATGAACTTGCTGTTTTATTTAAGCAATTGTTTACATATAAAGGTGCAACTCTAGCAGATGTTAATGCAGTTGTAATATCATCTGTGGTCCCTACAATTATGTCAGCAATCGAAACAATGTGTGCAGAATACATAAAAGTCAAACCTCTCATAATTGGTCCTGGGATGAAAACAGGGCTGGTAATAAAATTTGATAATCCTAAAGAGGTGGGAGCAGATAGAATAGTAAATGCTGCGGCAGCAGTTGAAAAATACGGGGCACCAGTAGTAATTGTGGATTTTGGTACTGCCACTACTTTCGATGCAATATCTACAGAAGGGTACTATTTGGGTGGGGCTATAACTCCTGGAATTGGTATTTCCATGGATGCACTTTTTAGCAAGGCCGCTAAATTGCCAAGGGTGGAATTACAAAAACCAGATAGTGTAATAGGAAAAAGCACAGTAAAAGGGATGCAATCAGGGATAGTTTATGGATATATAGGACAGGTCGATGGGATTGTTGGGAGAATGAAAAAAGAACTAGGTGGCACTCCAGTAGCAATTGCAACAGGGGGATTGGCAGGTTTTATAGCTACCCACTGTGAAACAATAAACTATATTGACCCATTCTTAACATTAGATGGATTAAAAGTTATTTATGAAAGAAATCTTTAG
- a CDS encoding nitrogen fixation protein NifR, producing the protein MRIGTINLDNQIVSAPMAGVSDKVFRTLAKENGCALAFTEMVSANALIHNNNKTFSLFNIDGERPPIAVQIFGSNPEIMAQAARIVEKKEPQLIDINMGCPAPKIVKNNEGSALMKDPILIVKIVEAVCKAVRVPVTVKIRAGWSPETINAVEIAGLIEKAGAAAITVHGRTRCQYYKGKADWNIIKQVKNSVKIPVIGNGDILEPEDAKNMLAETGCDFAMIGRGAMGNPWIFKRTITYLETGELLPLPSPKERIDMGIRHYKMIIEEKGNELAVKQMRKHLAWYFKGLRTATRMRQEINSLDSTYLVLEKLNKYYDEYS; encoded by the coding sequence ATGCGAATTGGAACAATTAACCTAGACAATCAAATTGTTTCAGCACCAATGGCAGGTGTTAGTGACAAAGTTTTTAGAACATTAGCAAAGGAAAACGGGTGTGCGCTTGCCTTTACGGAAATGGTAAGCGCTAATGCCCTTATCCATAACAATAATAAAACATTTAGCCTTTTTAATATAGATGGAGAGAGACCACCTATAGCAGTACAAATATTTGGGTCAAACCCGGAAATTATGGCACAAGCTGCTCGTATAGTGGAAAAAAAGGAGCCGCAGCTGATAGATATTAATATGGGGTGTCCTGCACCTAAGATAGTAAAGAATAATGAAGGGTCTGCTTTAATGAAAGATCCGATCTTGATTGTAAAGATAGTTGAAGCAGTTTGTAAAGCTGTAAGAGTGCCAGTTACTGTGAAAATAAGGGCTGGTTGGAGTCCAGAAACAATTAATGCAGTTGAAATAGCGGGCCTCATTGAAAAAGCTGGTGCAGCAGCCATTACTGTACATGGACGAACAAGATGTCAGTATTATAAAGGTAAGGCTGATTGGAATATAATAAAACAGGTTAAGAATTCAGTAAAGATACCTGTAATTGGGAATGGAGATATATTGGAACCAGAAGATGCGAAAAATATGCTTGCAGAAACTGGTTGTGACTTTGCAATGATCGGGAGGGGGGCTATGGGCAACCCTTGGATTTTCAAAAGAACTATCACGTATTTAGAGACAGGGGAGCTTTTACCACTACCATCTCCAAAAGAAAGAATAGATATGGGTATAAGACACTACAAAATGATTATAGAGGAAAAGGGTAATGAGTTAGCTGTTAAACAAATGAGAAAACATTTAGCGTGGTATTTTAAGGGTTTAAGAACTGCAACTAGAATGCGACAAGAAATAAATAGTCTGGACAGTACTTACCTGGTATTAGAAAAACTTAATAAATATTATGACGAATACAGTTAA
- a CDS encoding transcriptional regulator, which yields MDVMRIGDKVLSKRKISSIIEKALHLRSEGLSQQEVANMMGLDRPFISRLEKLGEIRKGRKIGVVAFPIENKLELEQYLKEEGVDFMLLMTDEERWSFVKEKQGIELFNEVMDIISRLRSCDVIIVIGSNYRIKLCEALVDKEVIGVEIGKSPIECDKLIDMKIIQNIFSTMNL from the coding sequence ATGGATGTTATGAGAATTGGAGATAAAGTTCTAAGTAAAAGAAAAATTTCCTCGATAATAGAAAAAGCTTTACATTTAAGATCTGAAGGTTTATCCCAACAAGAGGTTGCAAATATGATGGGATTAGATAGACCTTTTATTTCAAGATTGGAGAAACTAGGTGAAATTAGAAAAGGTAGAAAAATAGGTGTTGTTGCCTTTCCAATTGAAAACAAATTAGAGTTGGAGCAATATTTGAAAGAAGAAGGGGTAGATTTTATGCTCCTGATGACAGACGAGGAAAGGTGGAGTTTTGTAAAAGAAAAACAAGGTATTGAGCTATTTAATGAAGTTATGGATATTATTTCTAGATTAAGATCCTGTGATGTAATTATTGTTATAGGTTCAAATTATAGAATTAAATTATGCGAAGCCTTGGTTGATAAAGAAGTAATTGGCGTAGAGATCGGCAAGTCACCTATTGAATGTGATAAATTAATAGACATGAAAATTATCCAGAATATATTTTCCACAATGAATCTATAG